A genomic window from Osmia bicornis bicornis chromosome 4, iOsmBic2.1, whole genome shotgun sequence includes:
- the LOC114882224 gene encoding uncharacterized protein LOC114882224, giving the protein MIWLRPNLSSLVKAPTIGDPDVIQDLLVLEEKVKNCSEKMCTRCPSHGPPARLDGDAIRADESVEATLPTLAAGTDAAIYSATLKKLPPFWKENPILWFAQVEAAFDLARISSDDTKYRHVITHLDQTVLPFVADILTDPPARGKYEAIKNKIIGAFDESPESKLRRVLRGRGMGDEKPSHYLQKIRNLASGQINENVLRSLFLEQLPDNIRSILVITETQDLGKLTLQADKIAEMQAVNVAAVSFTSTASSPPDKMAALQEQIGALTKMVETLTTRVSRVDQRPWRQWRRRRSNSREPRSPHRSRSNDGLCFYHRRFADRANRCIIPCSWTGPPPHGPSGNRSPAQLPEN; this is encoded by the coding sequence ATGATATGGTTAAGGCCTAATTTATCCTCACTCGTGAAGGCCCCTACAATTGGTGACCCCGACGTGATTCAAGACCTTTTGGTTTTGgaagaaaaagtgaaaaactGTTCCGAAAAAATGTGCACAAGATGCCCCTCACACGGTCCTCCGGCGCGACTCGATGGAGACGCCATAAGGGCGGACGAGTCGGTTGAAGCAACCCTTCCGACGCTTGCGGCCGGGACTGATGCGGCTATATATTCGGCGACTTTAAAAAAACTACCGCCGTTTTGGAAAGAAAACCCGATACTATGGTTTGCACAAGTGGAAGCGGCTTTTGATCTGGCGAGAATTTCGAGTGACGATACAAAATATCGTCACGTAATCACACATTTGGATCAGACGGTTTTACCCTTCGTGGCGGATATCCTCACCGACCCACCGGCGAGAGGGAAGTATGAGGcgataaaaaacaaaattatcgGCGCTTTTGACGAGTCGCCGGAATCAAAATTGCGACGTGTTCTCCGTGGTCGTGGAATGGGGGACGAGAAGCCGTCTCATTACCTCCAAAAAATCAGGAACCTCGCTAGTGGTCAGATCAATGAGAATGTGCTGCGATCTTTGTTTTTGGAGCAGCTGCCGGACAATATACGTAGCATCCTGGTTATTACCGAGACACAGGATTTGGGTAAGCTGACTTTGCAGGCTGATAAGATCGCCGAAATGCAAGCGGTAAACGTGGCGGCGGTGTCGTTCACATCAACGGCGTCTTCACCGCCCGACAAGATGGCGGCGCTGCAGGAACAAATCGGGGCATTGACCAAGATGGTGGAAACGCTGACGACACGAGTCAGCCGAGTGGATCAGCGACCATGGCGGCAATGGCGGAGAAGGCGTAGCAACTCGAGGGAACCCAGGTCACCTCACCGATCGAGGTCGAACGATGGCCTATGTTTTTACCATCGACGGTTCGCGGACAGGGCGAACCGGTGCATTATCCCATGCAGTTGGACAGGACCACCACCACACGGACCTTCGGGCAATAGGAGCCCTGCACAGCTGCCGGAAAACTAA